The following are encoded together in the Flavihumibacter fluvii genome:
- the mnmG gene encoding tRNA uridine-5-carboxymethylaminomethyl(34) synthesis enzyme MnmG, producing the protein MFPVYDVIVVGAGHAGCEAAAAAANMGSKVLLVTMNMQTIAQMSCNPAMGGIAKGQIVREIDAIGGYSGIVTDKSMIQFRMLNLSKGPAMWSPRAQSDRMLFAATWREMLEQTPNVDFYQDMVKGLLIRDGRAAGVITGLGHEISSKAVVVTSGTFLNGIIHIGEKTFGGGRVAEKAATGITEQLVELGFESDRLKTGTPPRIDGRSLDYSKMEPQAGDDTIVGFSYLDIETIRPEQQRSCHITYTNPRTHELLKTGFDRSPMYTGRIEGVGPRYCPSIEDKINRFADRERHQIFVEPEGWNTVEIYVNGFSTSLPEDVQYKALVSIPGFEQAKMFRPGYAIEYDYFPPTQLTYSLETKLIQNLFFAGQINGTTGYEEAACQGLMAGINAHLKVREEDPFILKRSDAYIGVLIDDLISKGTEEPYRMFTSRAEFRTLLRQDNADIRLTEKSYRMGLASQERMDRVFRKKADTEEVKVVLQSFAFEPAEVNTFLEAQNSAAITQKQRAAQLLLRPNINLKDMITAVPRLKEALSNLGTAAYEQAEIQLKYDVYIEKEKELVGRMNQMESLEIPESFDYSKIASISNEAREKLKKIRPRTLGQASRISGINPSDVQILMVYMGR; encoded by the coding sequence TGCCATTGGCGGCTATTCAGGGATTGTGACGGATAAAAGCATGATCCAATTCAGGATGTTAAACCTGTCTAAGGGTCCGGCTATGTGGAGTCCAAGGGCCCAAAGTGACCGGATGTTATTTGCCGCCACCTGGCGCGAAATGCTGGAACAAACGCCTAACGTTGATTTTTACCAGGATATGGTAAAGGGTTTGCTGATCAGGGATGGCCGGGCAGCCGGGGTTATCACCGGATTAGGGCATGAAATCTCTTCTAAAGCGGTGGTTGTAACGAGCGGAACCTTCCTGAACGGGATCATCCATATCGGGGAAAAGACTTTTGGGGGTGGGCGGGTCGCTGAAAAAGCGGCGACCGGTATTACCGAGCAACTCGTCGAATTAGGGTTTGAGTCCGACCGCCTAAAAACCGGTACACCACCCCGTATTGACGGCCGGAGCCTGGATTATTCAAAAATGGAACCGCAGGCAGGAGACGATACTATTGTTGGTTTTTCCTACCTGGATATAGAAACCATCCGACCAGAACAGCAGCGGAGTTGCCATATTACCTACACCAATCCCAGGACACATGAACTCCTGAAGACCGGGTTTGACCGCAGTCCCATGTATACCGGCCGTATTGAAGGGGTTGGCCCCAGGTATTGCCCAAGTATTGAAGATAAAATCAACCGCTTTGCAGACCGGGAGCGACACCAGATTTTCGTTGAACCAGAAGGGTGGAATACGGTAGAAATCTATGTAAACGGGTTTTCGACCTCTTTACCCGAAGATGTACAATATAAAGCCCTGGTATCTATCCCCGGATTTGAACAGGCTAAAATGTTCCGTCCGGGTTATGCCATTGAATACGATTATTTCCCGCCAACCCAATTGACCTATTCCCTGGAAACCAAACTGATCCAAAATCTGTTCTTTGCCGGGCAGATCAACGGTACTACGGGATATGAGGAAGCCGCCTGCCAGGGATTAATGGCTGGTATTAATGCACATCTTAAAGTCCGGGAAGAAGACCCTTTCATCCTGAAAAGAAGTGATGCCTATATTGGGGTGTTGATTGATGACCTGATCAGTAAGGGTACCGAAGAACCATACCGCATGTTTACCAGCAGGGCTGAATTCCGCACCTTATTAAGGCAGGACAATGCAGACATCCGGTTGACTGAAAAAAGTTACCGGATGGGATTGGCCAGCCAGGAAAGAATGGACCGGGTGTTCAGGAAAAAGGCCGACACAGAAGAAGTGAAAGTTGTATTGCAATCCTTCGCTTTTGAGCCAGCTGAGGTGAATACTTTCCTGGAAGCGCAAAACTCTGCAGCCATCACGCAAAAGCAAAGGGCTGCACAATTGTTGCTACGTCCCAATATCAACCTGAAAGATATGATCACTGCTGTCCCGAGACTAAAAGAGGCCCTCAGTAACCTGGGTACTGCCGCTTATGAACAGGCGGAGATCCAACTGAAATATGATGTCTATATAGAAAAAGAAAAAGAACTGGTGGGTCGTATGAACCAAATGGAAAGCCTGGAAATACCGGAAAGCTTTGATTATTCCAAAATAGCCTCCATCAGCAATGAAGCCCGGGAAAAACTAAAAAAGATCCGGCCAAGAACCCTTGGACAAGCCAGCCGTATATCGGGCATCAATCCGAGTGATGTGCAGATACTGATGGTGTATATGGGGAGATAA